In the genome of Quercus robur chromosome 3, dhQueRobu3.1, whole genome shotgun sequence, one region contains:
- the LOC126719628 gene encoding uncharacterized protein LOC126719628, which translates to MAQKMEEKFSTFEIKHALRSESWYADALAALGSQIVFEGSSTKIEVSKQKESIIEMLNERFQEERCEEDWRIPIKEALIKEEDMTELKALKDYTLVKGELYHRMPTGILSRCMGQEKAQRKLKEVHDRTCEFCKEVSLYRRLQRTSFYWPSMGKDADQV; encoded by the coding sequence ATGGCCCAGAAGATGGAGGAAAAGTTTTCAACATTTGAGATAAAGCATGCTCTGAGGAGCGAAAGTTGGTATGCAGACGCATTGGCCGCATTAGGATCACAAATAGTGTTTGAAGGAAGTAGCACCAAGATAGAAGTCAGCAAACAAAAGGAGTCCATTATTGAAATGCTGAACGAGAGATTCCAAGAAGAAAGATGTGAAGAGGATTGGAGAATTCCCATAAAAGAAGCTTTgatcaaagaagaagatatgACAGAATTGAAGGCCTTGAAAGACTACACCTTGGTAAAAGGGGAATTGTACCACAGAATGCCGACAGGAATCCTATCAAGATGTATGGGGCAAGAGAAGGCCCAAAGAAAGCTAAAGGAAGTACATGACAGAACCTGCGAGTTCTGCAAAGAAGTCAGCCTTTACCGTAGACTTCAAAGGACAAGTTTCTATTGGCCAAGCATGGGCAAGGATGCGGACCAAGTCTAG